From Pyrenophora tritici-repentis strain M4 chromosome 1, whole genome shotgun sequence, the proteins below share one genomic window:
- a CDS encoding SOH1, Rad5p-binding protein, with product MASEHSLKDVPGLGGFSRFELELEFVQCLANPVYLNYLAQQKTLDKPEFVAYLGYLQYFKEPKYAKFLHHPGPTLRALELLQQDRFRQDILAPGLMDRLVIEGQRHAVPAKKDWR from the exons ATGGCTTCTGAACACTCCCTCAAAGACGTCCCGGGCCTAGGAGGTTTCTCACGCTTCGAGCTCGAGCTAGAG TTTGTCCAGTGCCTTGCCAATCCCGTCTATCTCAACTATCTTGCCCAGCAGAAGACGCTTGACAAGCCCGAATTCGTCGCATACCTCGGCTACCTACAGTACTTCAAGGAGCCAAAGTATGCAAAATTTCTCCA TCACCCGGGCCCCACGCTCCGTGCACTCGAGTTACTGCAGCAGGACCGCTTCCGACAGGACATTCTAGCCCCCGGCCTCATGGACCGCCTAGTCATCGAAGGCCAGCGACATGCAGTACCGGCAAAGAAAGACTGGCGGTAA